A genome region from Leptodactylus fuscus isolate aLepFus1 chromosome 6, aLepFus1.hap2, whole genome shotgun sequence includes the following:
- the FNDC10 gene encoding fibronectin type III domain-containing protein 10, producing MIHLYFGTFQSLLILCLFEWRPLSALGVWQRVPGHPMARSSALSSSSWLGSSSTASMLFQRHKRGATSVNITRQSKQTNLLRDESICPYKVFGEGQQKYKKSICFRTTDSDFRCDQRECVLYKSGRSLLANVLRNSSVLLQWQPPAQYLPDLKGFLINCSWNGTFTRFQCDTVQLGVNCRDYLLTDVHDNVRYRICLQTLFTNRTSMEECVDFSVEPMGMQDIVIAMTAVGGSICVMLVIICLLVAYITENLMHPAFMHPSTKRGP from the coding sequence ATGATCCATTTATACTTTGGGACCTTCCAGTCTTTGCTGATTCTTTGCCTCTTTGAATGGAGACCCCTATCTGCTTTGGGGGTCTGGCAGCGGGTACCTGGACATCCAATGGCGAGGAGCAGCGcattgtcttcttcttcttggttaGGGTCTTCTTCTACAGCCTCTATGCTCTTTCAACGCCATAAAAGAGGAGCTACCTCGGTGAATATAACTAGACAAAGCAAGCAGACTAACTTACTGCGAGACGAATCTATCTGCCCCTATAAAGTGTTTGGAGAGGGGCAGCAGAAGTACAAGAAGAGCATCTGTTTCAGGACCACGGATAGCGACTTCCGCTGTGACCAAAGAGAATGCGTTCTGTACAAGTCAGGGAGGTCTTTGTTGGCCAATGTCTTAAGAAACAGCAGCGTCCTCCTACAATGGCAGCCACCAGCTCAATACCTTCCTGACCTGAAAGGGTTTTTGATCAATTGCTCGTGGAATGGCACTTTTACGCGTTTCCAATGCGATACCGTCCAGCTCGGTGTGAACTGTAGAGACTACCTCCTAACCGACGTGCATGACAATGTCAGGTACAGGATCTGCCTGCAGACCCTCTTCACTAACAGGACGTCTATGGAGGAATGTGTGGACTTTAGCGTGGAGCCCATGGGGATGCAGGATATTGTCATTGCCATGACTGCCGTAGGGGGGTCTATATGTGTGATGCTGGTCATCATCTGCCTTTTAGTGGCCTACATTACAGAAAATCTTATGCACCCCGCCTTTATGCACCCTTCTACTAAGAGGGGACCATAA